A stretch of Coccidioides posadasii str. Silveira chromosome 2, complete sequence DNA encodes these proteins:
- a CDS encoding uncharacterized protein (EggNog:ENOG41KOG0671~COG:T) — protein MVEDLKADNFLLGFEDSGVLESYARQQESKPAAFWDDGGRPVFQSRPDFGHLRKGVGLVQISDFSAAVFGNVPKPHNHDIQPQPFCAPEVLLKATWTYSADIWNLGTVLWELLADRVLFDGLDSGSSTYSRVKHIAQIIRLLGPPPLQLLERADQGICSELFSSHGEFKLPDLIPSEEYNLSNLTPFVHGEDKRLFLEFVGKMLRWMPEDRATPRELYNDPWLNFKP, from the exons ATGGT CGAAGATCTCAAGGCAGATAACTTTCTCTTGGGATTCGAAGACTCTGGTGTTCTTGAGAGTTATGCTCGCCAACAAGAAAGCAAGCCTGCTGCGTTTTGGGACGACGGTGGTCGTCCTGTATTTCAGTCTCGTCCGGATTTCGGGCATCTGAGGAAAGGAGTAGGACTGGTTCAGATCAGCGACTTTAGTGCTGCTGTTTTCGGCAACGTTCCTAAGCCTCATAACCATGATATTCAACCTCAGCCCTTTTGTGCGCCAGAGGTTCTTTTAAAGGCGACATGGACGTATAGTGCGGATATATGGAACTTGGGCACCGTG CTATGGGAGCTTCTTGCAGATCGTGTTCTTTTTGATGGGCTGGACTCCGGGAGCAGCACGTATTCGCGAGTAAAACACATAGCCCAAATAATACGGCTGCTTGGTCCGCCTCCACTGCAGTTACTGGAAAGGGCAGACCAAGGCATTTGCTCCGAGCTCTTCTCCAGCCACG GAGAGTTCAAATTGCCAGATTTAATCCCATCTGAGGAATATAATCTTTCAAACCTTACACCATTTGTCCACGGGGAAGACAAAAGACTTTTCCTTGAATTTGTGGGCAAAATGCTGCGCTGGATGCCAGAAGATCGGGCAACGCCTAGAGAGCTGTACAATGACCCCTGGTTGAACTTCAAGCCTTAA
- a CDS encoding uncharacterized protein (EggNog:ENOG410PM5P~COG:T) has translation MSSPFIREEDQNPDYDPRKYYPARVGETISRRYRIISKLGWGANSTVWLAKDTTRLVRPSLYACFHNTVKLGVAVKPICDVKNYELWQRRTKICQ, from the coding sequence ATGTCTTCTCCCTTCATTCGAGAAGAGGATCAAAATCCGGATTATGATCCGAGGAAATATTATCCTGCTCGTGTTGGAGAGACCATATCCAGACGATACCGTATCATCTCAAAGCTTGGTTGGGGTGCAAATTCTACTGTCTGGCTAGCAAAAGACACGACTCGGTTAGTTCGCCCATCCCTTTATGCTTGCTTTCATAACACTGTGAAGTTGGGCGTGGCAGTCAAACCGATATGTGACGTTAAAAATTACGAACTCTGGCAAAGAAGAACAAAGATCTGCCAATGA
- a CDS encoding uncharacterized protein (EggNog:ENOG410PK7F), which translates to MLSESWDQGRHNAQLRTNLFRSLSDIILAVARTPLPKIGSFIVDEKGFLKLTNRPLTLEIQGLENEHIPVDIPREFTYSTVDAYINDILAFHESRLRHQPNAVNDVQDSLFQMAALTVMRAVRHIFFCPELRRGPFFMSFTDLHQSNIFVDDKWNITCLVDLEWACSRPVEMIHPPYWLTNQSVDGINLGEYERLHKEFMQAFAEQMLKHPRQSGGQLHSILQEGWNKGTFWYALALDSPTGLFRIFYDHIQPRFSKDHINDAAFFRITMDYWTINAAKFIQQKVKDKEQYDQLLLEAFEQSSPDRPMYQ; encoded by the coding sequence ATGCTGTCTGAGTCGTGGGACCAAGGACGGCACAATGCTCAATTACGAACGAACCTTTTCCGAAGCCTGTCTGATATCATTCTGGCTGTTGCACGTACTCCTCTACCGAAGATTGGTTCTTTCATTGTGGACGAAAAAGGTTTTCTGAAACTAACGAACAGGCCCCTTACCCTTGAAATTCAGGGTCTTGAAAATGAGCATATTCCTGTGGATATCCCGCGCGAGTTTACGTATTCCACCGTAGACGCCTACATCAATGACATCCTTGCTTTCCATGAGAGCCGCCTCCGTCACCAACCTAATGCGGTTAATGATGTTCAAGACTCTTTATTCCAAATGGCTGCTCTAACGGTGATGAGAGCTGTTCGACACATATTCTTTTGCCCTGAACTTCGCCGAGGCCCATTTTTCATGAGCTTTACAGATCTTCATCAAAGCAACATTTTTGTCGATGATAAGTGGAATATTACGTGCCTAGTTGACCTCGAATGGGCCTGTTCTCGTCCAGTGGAAATGATTCATCCTCCGTATTGGTTGACAAACCAATCTGTCGATGGGATTAATCTTGGCGAATACGAGCGCCTTCACAAGGAATTTATGCAAGCTTTCGCAGAACAGATGCTAAAACATCCTCGTCAATCTGGGGGACAACTCCATTCCATACTCCAGGAAGGATGGAACAAAGGCACGTTTTGGTACGCCCTTGCACTTGATAGCCCGACTGGACTTTTTCGAATCTTTTACGACCACATACAACCGCGATTCTCAAAAGATCATATAAATGATGCAGCATTTTTCCGGATCACTATGGATTACTGGACTATCAATGCAGCCAAATTTATCCAGCAAAAAGTGAAAGACAAAGAACAGTACGATCAGCTATTGCTCGAAGCTTTTGAACAATCTTCCCCGGATCGGCCCATGTATCAATAA
- a CDS encoding uncharacterized protein (antiSMASH:Cluster_2.4) — MADRRSDSSYNATIEEAKVGIKGDPKTLNQLSSSGRSAQQKRIQNALASLDTAARDLQARENDQGSSEGGGTQRHGATGGR, encoded by the coding sequence ATGGCCGATCGCCGGTCGGACTCGTCTTATAATGCTACCATTGAAGAAGCGAAAGTGGGCATTAAAGGCGACCCCAAAACCCTTAACCAACTTTCTTCATCAGGGAGAAGCGCCCAGCAGAAACGAATCCAAAATGCGCTGGCATCTCTTGACACTGCAGCAAGAGATCTGCAAGCTCGCGAAAATGATCAGGGTAGCAGTGAGGGTGGAGGTACCCAGCGGCACGGGGCAACAGGAGGAAGGTGA
- the DRS1 gene encoding nucleolar DEAD-box protein required for synthesis of 60S ribosomal subunit (antiSMASH:Cluster_2.4~SMCOG1122:ATP-dependent RNA helicase~EggNog:ENOG410PH8K~COG:A~TransMembrane:1 (o552-571i)~BUSCO:4881at33183) has product MAGKRKARDEEFIFTLSDEETPYINGRDFDEEDDDVAPSINKSKNTKTLKSRVEPSSKKRRNEESTTGHQNKKLKKQEQGQRKGLKGKKAVANGRDAEDDSNGSGEDEEEEEDEEGEEGLLDPDFEFDIGGATNIGLVEEFDGWGAEDRDKQGSMGEAKKGVDLDEILYRRRQKKLESQEKKTREAAKSNMDDSFEGLSDDDGHNEDENEDNEMPNFDDDELLAPDAFGMGAEGESDEQGEANADKGSDDESMPDGNGADEEDASDSDSVASPVAHPDDLRSDESSDSEEEDPEEVAKRNAFFAPEENPTKSEETSSNSTFQNFNLSRPILRGLAAVGFSAPTPIQRKAIPIGLLGKDLVGGAVTGSGKTAAFIIPILERLLYRPRKVPTSRVAILMPTRELAVQCYNVATKLATYTDITFCQLVGGFSLREQENVLKQRPDVIIATPGRFIDHMRNSASFTVDTLEILVLDEADRMLEDGFADELNEILNTIPKSRQTMLFSATMTDSVDKLIRVGLNRPVRLMVDSKKHTVGTLVQEFVRLRPGREGKRMGYLVLLCNTIYTNRVIVFFRQKKEAHRARIIFGLLGLKAAELHGSMSQEQRINAVEAFRDGKVPFLLATDLASRGLDIKGVESVINYEAPQSHEIYLHRVGRTARAGRSGRACTIAAEPDRKVVKAAAKAGRAQGAKIVSRVVDPAVADEWASKVEEMQAEIEDILKEEKEEKQLAQAEMQVKRGQNLIKHESEIMARPKRTWFETEREKREAKKRALSELNGPDSVIKKEKRKLSGKEKKKLDDNRLREEGKIWKKGKKERESKGDMGSQGKGKAKKDKFKAKKAAR; this is encoded by the exons ATGGCGGGCAAAAGAAAAGCTCGCGACGAGGAGTTTATTTTCACCTTATCCGATGAAGAGACGCCCTACATTAATGGCAGGGACTtcgacgaagaagacgatGATGTGGCCCCGAGTATAAATAAATCGAAAAACACCAAAACACTCAAGTCTAGGGTGGAACCATCGTCGAAGAAACGAAGGAACGAAGAATCTACCACTGGTCACCAGAATAAGAAATTGAAGAAGCAAGAACAAGGGCAACGGAAGGGAttgaaagggaaaaaggcTGTTGCCAATGGGCGGGATGCAGAGGATGACAGCAATGGAAGtggagaggatgaagaagaagaagaagacgaagaagggGAAGAAGGCCTCTTGGATCCCGACTTTGAATTCGATATCGGCGGGGCCACGAATATTGGACTTGTCGAAGAATTCGATGGCTGGGGCGCAGAGGACCGAGATAAGCAGGGAAGTATGGGCGAGGCTAAGAAAGGAGTTGATCTAGATGAGATTTTGTACAGAAGAAGGCAGAAGAAGCTGGAGAGCcaggagaagaagacaaGGGAAGCTGCAAAGTCAAATATGGATGATTCCTTTGAGGGACTaagtgatgatgatggtcacAACGAGGATGAAAATGAAGATAACGAGATGCCGAACTTTGACGACGACGAGCTTCTGGCGCCAGATGCTTTTGGGATGGGTGCTGAAGGCGAATCGGATGAACAGGGCGAAGCGAATGCAGACAAAGGATCAGACGACGAGTCGATGCCCGATGGTAATGGAGCCGATGAAGAAGACGCCTCTGATTCAGACTCTGTAGCGTCACCGGTTGCCCACCCGGACGACCTTCGGTCCGATGAAAGTTCAGATAGCGAGGAGGAAGACCCTGAAGAGGTTGCGAAAAGAAATGCTTTCTTCGCGCCGGAGGAAAATCCAACCAAATCCGAAGAAACATCCTCGAATTCTACATTTCAGAATTTTAATCTATCTCGACCGATCCTTCGTGGCCTGGCTGCCGTTGGGTTTTCTGCTCCCACTCCGATCCAGCGAAAAGCGATTCCCATTGGCCTACTTGGTAAAGATCTTGTCGGCGGTGCAGTGACCGGTTCCGGAAAGACTGCTGCTTTTATAATTCCTATCCTGGAACGGCTGCTCTACCGGCCTCGGAAAGTTCCAACCAGCCGAGTTGCTATTCTGATGCCTACTAGAGAACTCGCTGTGCAGTGCTACAACGTCGCAACAAAGCTGGCCACTTACACCGATATCACATTCTGTCAGCTTGTAGGTGGTTTCAGTTTACGAGAGCAAGAAAACGTTCTGAAGCAGCGGCCCGACGTCATCATTGCGACTCCCGGTCGATTTATTGATCACATGAGAAATTCTGCGAGTTTTACTGTTGATACCCTCGAAATTTTGGTTCTCGACGAAGCAGATCGTATGCTTGAAGATGGGTTTGCCGATGAATTGAACGAGATCCTGAACACCATCCCAAAGTCCCGGCAAACAATGTTGTTTTCTGCAACGATGACGGATTCAGTTGACAAGTTGATTCGTGTTGGCCTCAACCGACCGGTAAGGTTAATGGTTGATTCGAAGAAGCACACCGTAGGCACTCTCGTCCAGGAATTTGTGAGGCTACGACCAGGAAGGGAGGGCAAGAGAATGGGATACCTTGTGCTACTTTGCAACACCATCTACACCAACCGTGTTATCGTATTTTTCCGTcagaaaaaagaagctcATCGGGCTCGAATCATATTTGGCCTTTTAGGGCTGAAAGCGGCTGAATTACATGGAAGTATGAGTCAAGAACAG CGAATTAACGCGGTAGAAGCTTTTCGGGACGGTAAAGTACCGTTTCTTTTAGCTACGGACCTTGCCTCCAGAGGTCTGGATATCAAAGGCGTCGAATCTGTGATCAACTATGAAGCACCTCAGTCCCATGAAATCTACCTTCATAGAGTTGGCCGTACTGCCCGTGCCGGGCGCAGTGGCCGGGCGTGCACGATCGCAGCAGAGCCGGACCGCAAAGTTGTCAAGGCCGCTGCCAAGGCTGGACGCGCGCAAGGCGCAAAAATAGTGAGCCGCGTGGTAGACCCTGCCGTTGCCGACGAATGGGCAAGCAAAGTGGAGGAGATGCAAGCCGAAATCGAAGATATCctgaaggaagagaaagaggagaAGCAGCTTGCGCAGGCAGAAATGCAGGTCAAGCGGGGGCAGAATCTGATCAAGCACGAGAGCGAAATCATGGCGCGTCCAAAACGGACATGGTTCGAGACAGAGCGCGAGAAGAGAGAAGCCAAAAAGCGGGCTCTGAGCGAACTCAACGGTCCGGATTCGGTtatcaagaaagaaaagcgaAAGCTAAGCGgcaaggagaagaagaaactcgACGACAATCGGTTACGAGAAGAGGGGAAGATCTGGAAAAAGGGCAAAAAGGAGCGAGAGAGCAAGGGTGACATGGGGAGTCaggggaaaggaaaagcaaagaagGACAAGTTTAAAGCTAAAAAAGCAGCTAGATAA
- a CDS encoding uncharacterized protein (antiSMASH:Cluster_2.4~EggNog:ENOG410PGJG~COG:E~BUSCO:3052at33183): MPMLKDPSKKYKKFKPIQLPNRTWPNKTLDKPPRWLATDLRDGNQSLVDPMDGDQKHKYFKMLVDIGYKEIEISFPSASETDFDFTRRLIETPNEVPDDVWLQVLCPCREDFIRRTVDSLKGAKKAILHLYLATSECFRRIVFGMTKQQSVELAVKCTKYARSITKDDPSTAGTEWRFEFSPETFSDTDPEFVIEICEAVKAAWEPTVEEQIIFNLPATVEMSTPNVYADQIEYFCTHISEREKVCVSLHPHNDRGCAVAAAELAQMAGADRVEGTLFGNGERTGNVDLVTLALNLYTQGIHPNVDFSDINSVIKVVEESNKIPVNERWPYGGQLVVCAFSGSHQDAIKKGFKEREAGKPDDPWQMPYLPLDPEDIGRNYEAIIRVNSQSGKGGVAWIILRMLELDLPRGLQIAFSKVVQKDADRLGRELKPTEIVALFEEAYHLKKNPRFSLIDYNITTDRSQTPTPPEPGKAVSTEHLKRKFTGIVEIDGTQHGIVGVGNGAISSLTNALKSLGIDLDVVEYKEHAMGSDRDTKAATFIECVAAGSNQKVWGVGIHHDVVRASLTALLSAASSFLSSRAPTPFHPVRKSLTQAEIQALEQLNGTIPNTLTGVVNTAKQQKVDIDALEAAANKI; the protein is encoded by the exons ATGCCTAT GCTCAAAGACCCCTCCAAGAAGTACAAAAAGTTCAAGCCCATCCAGCTTCCAAACCGCACATGGCCAAACAAGACACTTGATAAACCACCAAGATGGCTGGCCACCGATCTCAGAGACGGAAACCAGAGCTTGGTAGATCCAATG GACGGCGACCAAAAACACAAATACTTCAAAATGCTCGTCGACATTGGATACAAAGAGATTGAGATCTCCTTTCCGTCGGCGTCCGAAACCGATTTTGACTTCACTCGACGTCTGATTGAAACTCCTAACGAGGTTCCGGATGACGTCTGGCTCCAAGTTCTCTGCCCCTGTCGCGAGGACTTCATCCGCCGGACCGTGGACTCTCTGAAGGGAGCTAAAAAGGCGATTCTCCATCTATATCTTGCCACAAGCGAATGCTTCCGGAGGATAGTGTTTGGCATGACCAAGCAACAGAGTGTGGAGCTAGCTGTCAAATGCACAAAATACGCACGCTCGATAACGAAAGACGACCCGTCAACGGCAGGAACGGAATGGCGGTTCGAGTTCTCCCCTGAAACGTTCTCCGACACTGATCCAGAGTTCGTGATCGAGATTTGCGAAGCTGTTAAGGCTGCCTGGGAGCCGACAGTGGAAGAACAAATCATTTTCAACCTTCCTGCCACCGTCGAAATGTCAACTCCAAATGTCTACGCAGACCAGATTGAGTATTTCTGCACACATATctctgaaagagagaaagtTTGCGTTTCTCTGCATCCTCATAATGACCGCGGCTGTGCCGTCGCAGCTGCGGAACTGGCCCAGATGGCTGGCGCTGATCGAGTTGAGGGCACTCTTTTCGGTAACGGCGAAAGAACAGGCAACGTGGACTTGGTTACTCTTGCTCTAAATCTTTACACACAGGGTATCCACCCGAATGTTGATTTCTCCGATATCAACTCAGTCATCAAAGTGGTAGAGGAAAGTAATAAGATCCCAGTGAACGAGAGATGGCCTTACGGTGGTCAGCTTGTGGTTTGCGCCTTCAGCGGCAGCCACCAAGATGCTATCAAGAAAGGCTTCAAGGAGAGAGAGGCAGGCAAGCCAGATGATCCCTGGCAGATGCCCTACCTCCCTCTCGACCCAGAGGATATTGGACGAAACTACGAAGCCATCATCCGCGTCAACTCTCAAAGTGGCAAGGGCGGTGTTGCATGGATCATCCTGCGCATGCTCGAACTGGATTTGCCCAGAGGATTGCAAATCGCATTTAGCAAAGTTGTCCAGAAGGATGCGGATAGACTGGGCCGTGAGCTTAAGCCAACTGAAATCGTTGCTCTCTTCGAAGAAGCCTACCATCTCAAGAAGAATCCCCGCTTCTCACTGATTGATTACAATATTACGACGGATCGATCCCAGACCCCTACCCCTCCCGAGCCAGGAAAGGCCGTCAGCACCGAACATCTCAAGAGAAAATTTACAGGTATTGTTGAAATTGACGGTACCCAGCACGGGATCGTTGGTGTTGGTAACGGTGCTATCTCATCCCTGACAAACGCCCTTAAATCTCTGGGCATTGACCTTGATGTTGTGGAATACAAGGAACATGCTATGGGAAGCGATCGTGACACCAAAGCTGCCACTTTCATTGAGTGTGTCGCAGCTGGATCCAACCAGAAGGTTTGGGGTGTTGGTATTCATCACGATGTCGTACGGGCCAGTTTGACCGCACTCCTAAGTGCTGCTAGTTCA TTTCTTTCATCCCGTGCACCAACTCCTTTCCATCCAGTCAGAAAATCTCTTACTCAGGCTGAAATTCAGGCATTGGAGCAGCTTAATGGTACAATTCCGAACACCCTCACTGGGGTAGTCAACACAGCCAAGCAGCAAAAGGTGGACATAGATGCCCTGGAAGCAGCGGCAAATAAGATCTGA
- a CDS encoding uncharacterized protein (antiSMASH:Cluster_2.4~SMCOG1271:2-isopropylmalate synthase~EggNog:ENOG410PGJG~COG:E~BUSCO:3052at33183), translated as MLVDIGYKEIEISFPSASETDFDFTRRLIETPNEVPDDVWLQVLCPCREDFIRRTVDSLKGAKKAILHLYLATSECFRRIVFGMTKQQSVELAVKCTKYARSITKDDPSTAGTEWRFEFSPETFSDTDPEFVIEICEAVKAAWEPTVEEQIIFNLPATVEMSTPNVYADQIEYFCTHISEREKVCVSLHPHNDRGCAVAAAELAQMAGADRVEGTLFGNGERTGNVDLVTLALNLYTQGIHPNVDFSDINSVIKVVEESNKIPVNERWPYGGQLVVCAFSGSHQDAIKKGFKEREAGKPDDPWQMPYLPLDPEDIGRNYEAIIRVNSQSGKGGVAWIILRMLELDLPRGLQIAFSKVVQKDADRLGRELKPTEIVALFEEAYHLKKNPRFSLIDYNITTDRSQTPTPPEPGKAVSTEHLKRKFTGIVEIDGTQHGIVGVGNGAISSLTNALKSLGIDLDVVEYKEHAMGSDRDTKAATFIECVAAGSNQKVWGVGIHHDVVRASLTALLSAASSFLSSRAPTPFHPVRKSLTQAEIQALEQLNGTIPNTLTGVVNTAKQQKVDIDALEAAANKI; from the exons ATGCTCGTCGACATTGGATACAAAGAGATTGAGATCTCCTTTCCGTCGGCGTCCGAAACCGATTTTGACTTCACTCGACGTCTGATTGAAACTCCTAACGAGGTTCCGGATGACGTCTGGCTCCAAGTTCTCTGCCCCTGTCGCGAGGACTTCATCCGCCGGACCGTGGACTCTCTGAAGGGAGCTAAAAAGGCGATTCTCCATCTATATCTTGCCACAAGCGAATGCTTCCGGAGGATAGTGTTTGGCATGACCAAGCAACAGAGTGTGGAGCTAGCTGTCAAATGCACAAAATACGCACGCTCGATAACGAAAGACGACCCGTCAACGGCAGGAACGGAATGGCGGTTCGAGTTCTCCCCTGAAACGTTCTCCGACACTGATCCAGAGTTCGTGATCGAGATTTGCGAAGCTGTTAAGGCTGCCTGGGAGCCGACAGTGGAAGAACAAATCATTTTCAACCTTCCTGCCACCGTCGAAATGTCAACTCCAAATGTCTACGCAGACCAGATTGAGTATTTCTGCACACATATctctgaaagagagaaagtTTGCGTTTCTCTGCATCCTCATAATGACCGCGGCTGTGCCGTCGCAGCTGCGGAACTGGCCCAGATGGCTGGCGCTGATCGAGTTGAGGGCACTCTTTTCGGTAACGGCGAAAGAACAGGCAACGTGGACTTGGTTACTCTTGCTCTAAATCTTTACACACAGGGTATCCACCCGAATGTTGATTTCTCCGATATCAACTCAGTCATCAAAGTGGTAGAGGAAAGTAATAAGATCCCAGTGAACGAGAGATGGCCTTACGGTGGTCAGCTTGTGGTTTGCGCCTTCAGCGGCAGCCACCAAGATGCTATCAAGAAAGGCTTCAAGGAGAGAGAGGCAGGCAAGCCAGATGATCCCTGGCAGATGCCCTACCTCCCTCTCGACCCAGAGGATATTGGACGAAACTACGAAGCCATCATCCGCGTCAACTCTCAAAGTGGCAAGGGCGGTGTTGCATGGATCATCCTGCGCATGCTCGAACTGGATTTGCCCAGAGGATTGCAAATCGCATTTAGCAAAGTTGTCCAGAAGGATGCGGATAGACTGGGCCGTGAGCTTAAGCCAACTGAAATCGTTGCTCTCTTCGAAGAAGCCTACCATCTCAAGAAGAATCCCCGCTTCTCACTGATTGATTACAATATTACGACGGATCGATCCCAGACCCCTACCCCTCCCGAGCCAGGAAAGGCCGTCAGCACCGAACATCTCAAGAGAAAATTTACAGGTATTGTTGAAATTGACGGTACCCAGCACGGGATCGTTGGTGTTGGTAACGGTGCTATCTCATCCCTGACAAACGCCCTTAAATCTCTGGGCATTGACCTTGATGTTGTGGAATACAAGGAACATGCTATGGGAAGCGATCGTGACACCAAAGCTGCCACTTTCATTGAGTGTGTCGCAGCTGGATCCAACCAGAAGGTTTGGGGTGTTGGTATTCATCACGATGTCGTACGGGCCAGTTTGACCGCACTCCTAAGTGCTGCTAGTTCA TTTCTTTCATCCCGTGCACCAACTCCTTTCCATCCAGTCAGAAAATCTCTTACTCAGGCTGAAATTCAGGCATTGGAGCAGCTTAATGGTACAATTCCGAACACCCTCACTGGGGTAGTCAACACAGCCAAGCAGCAAAAGGTGGACATAGATGCCCTGGAAGCAGCGGCAAATAAGATCTGA